A genomic segment from Glycine soja cultivar W05 chromosome 18, ASM419377v2, whole genome shotgun sequence encodes:
- the LOC114395099 gene encoding uncharacterized protein At4g38062-like: MDKVYEELDEAKAKIEELKEELRAKTDSLENWKKSHNAQINQIQEAKFKAEKLDQTLLQQADEISEAKLVCEDLKGKLTKKESIIKHLSAANDKLRVDCDAKFKKWEEEKRGLVLALEEGNEKTQDHEQQIHQYKQEIERLKGCLSVSKEKCVETQKKFKASKEIRERDDMFQKLEEECRKAEDQLKWKKEQFKHLEEAHEKLRDQFKASKKEAEVEKSTLLDGISSLQTRLDSQIRVSEDLQHQLHTCHQALAHVESQKKCLEVEVSNLKVQLDNASNEYQDARLQLDCLNTHCDKDIADLRYLLKTKEAYNKESKYRIEKLEQENQELRMSLKELQEAQIQEAGTSYSQSKLRSKLRNLEQTHKECASTLKTKEAEWNFKIKQLTENLNRCQSDLETKIEAVEDLQMELERSHSLAIEMMLLNEEISVMLLVLKQGTSEAQLKLAGHKDEMDLISKASEEKIFQLMRQLEMKDAALISAQKSINEEREIAACLMKQVESSVSNNELHSLQNELDRHKEMLEESIRSQLILKENVLQMECNFKEQLEMKDAVVISAQKSINEEREVEACLRRQVESYASNNDELQQSLQNEVDRHKEMQEESTSQPILKEKVLQLECNFKEQLKEIHDAFDSVIIELDETICERNEMEFELQIWKSIVEHLKNDLEENHVVRRELESSLLAQVDFGESLKHEKDSLVYKLEEKERSLDYLQRHVVLLEHELIERGESAVSSESDNVRYLQIIAEKDKILEELQKEVVWLEQESFRKEFESAVIEKGTMERTFEHEKDNLIQIVKGKDRRIDELMQQVTSLEQQFTNSLTTFSSQLAEKQAEINLIQEACYKITTSQILAALEIEEKKLMVVELEDDIHAIQQKLKLQEEKWSPSEQLALDTEVELGAKQLKAMELNDQMESKLRKSDALLHKLKMENRNLLESATRLSSERESLLANVQGFSDKICEFSTADTILMDKLRSMVQSFENGCPVMKLKKDDGFLVKENNMLIQSPTRIKKLEANSDTRSPFKELNLLEE; encoded by the coding sequence ATGGACAAGGTTTATGAAGAGCTCGATGAAGCAAAAGCAAAAATTGAGGAACTCAAGGAAGAACTAAGAGCCAAGACAGATTCACTTGAGAACTGGAAAAAATCCCACAATGCACAGATCAATCAGATACAGGAAGCAAAGTTCAAAGCTGAGAAGCTGGATCAAACACTGCTTCAACAAGCAGATGAAATCTCCGAGGCAAAGCTGGTTTGTGAAGATCTCAAAGGGAAGTTGACTAAAAAGGAGTCCATCATCAAACATCTCAGTGCTGCAAATGATAAACTTCGAGTGGATTGTGATGCCAAGTTCAAAAAgtgggaagaagaaaaaagagggtTGGTGTTAGCCTTAGAGGAGGGAAATGAGAAGACACAGGACCATGAACAACAGATTCATCAATACAAACAAGAAATTGAAAGACTGAAAGGTTGTCTTTCAGTTTCAAAGGAGAAGTGTGTggagacacaaaaaaaatttaaagcatccaaagaaataagagaaagagATGACATGTTCCAGAAGTTAGAGGAGGAATGCAGGAAGGCGGAAGATCAATTAAAATGGAAGAAGGAACAGTTTAAGCATCTAGAAGAAGCGCATGAAAAACTCCGAGACCAGTTTAAGGCTAGCAAGAAGGAGGCAGAGGTGGAAAAATCTACATTGCTTGATGGGATTTCTTCACTTCAGACTAGGTTAGACTCTCAGATCAGAGTATCAGAGGATTTACAACATCAATTACACACTTGCCACCAAGCTCTTGCTCATGTGGAAAGCCAAAAAAAGTGTCTGGAAGTTGAAGTTTCAAATCTTAAAGTGCAGCTTGATAATGCTAGCAATGAGTACCAGGATGCTAGGTTACAGCTAGATTGCTTAAACACTCACTGCGACAAAGATATTGCAGATTTGAGATATTTGCTAAAGACAAAAGAGGCATATAATAAAGAATCAAAGTACAGGATTGAGAAGCTAGAGCAAGAAAATCAAGAGCTGCGGATGTCCCTCAAAGAACTCCAGGAAGCTCAAATTCAAGAAGCAGGAACTTCATATTCGCAGTCAAAGTTGCGGTCCAAGCTCAGAAATTTGGAACAAACTCATAAAGAGTGTGCCTCTACTTTAAAGACTAAAGAAGCTGAATGGAACTTTAAGATAAAACAGTTGACAGAAAACCTGAATAGATGTCAGTCTGATTTGGAAACTAAAATTGAAGCAGTGGAAGACCTCCAGATGGAGTTAGAAAGGTCTCATTCTTTAGCCATTGAGATGATGTTATTGAATGAGGAGATTTCTGTGATGCTGCTTGTGTTGAAACAGGGAACTTCTGAGGCTCAATTGAAGCTTGCTGGCCATAAAGATGAAATGGATCTTATCAGCAAAGCTAGTGAAGAGAAGATTTTTCAACTAATGAGGCAGTTGGAGATGAAGGATGCTGCTTTGATCAGTGCCCAGAAAAGCATAAATGAAGAACGTGAGATAGCAGCATGTTTGATGAAGCAGGTTGAGTCTTCTGTATCCAACAATGAACTGCATTCACTGCAAAATGAACTTGATAGACACAAGGAAATGCTGGAGGAATCAATAAGAAGTCAGCTGATCCTCAAAGAGAACGTTTTGCAGATGGAATGTAACTTTAAAGAACAGTTGGAGATGAAAGATGCTGTTGTGATCAGTGCACAGAAAAGCATAAATGAAGAACGTGAGGTAGAAGCATGTTTGAGGAGGCAGGTTGAGTCTTATGCATCCAACAATGATGAACTGCAGCAGTCACTGCAAAATGAAGTCGATAGGCACAAGGAAATGCAAGAGGAATCAACGAGTCAGCCGATCCTCAAAGAGAAGGTTTTGCAGTTGGAATGTAACTTTAAAGAACAGCTTAAAGAAATTCATGATGCTTTCGACAGTGTAATCATTGAATTGGATGAAACAATATGTGAAAGAAATGAAATGGAATTTGAATTGCAAATATGGAAGTCAATTGTTGAGCACTTGAAGAATGATCTTGAAGAAAATCATGTGGTGCGTAGAGAACTGGAATCTTCACTTCTTGCACAAGTAGATTTTGGTGAAAGCCTCAAGCATGAGAAAGATAGCTTGGTTTATAAGTTGGAAGAGAAAGAGAGGAGCCTAGATTATCTGCAGCGACATGTTGTGCTATTGGAACATGAGCTAATAGAAAGGGGAGAATCAGCGGTGTCCTCTGAGTCAGATAATGTCAGATATCTCCAGATCATAGCGGAGAAGGACAAGATTCTAGAAGAGCTTCAGAAAGAGGTTGTATGGCTGGAACAAGAATCATTTAGAAAAGAATTTGAAAGTGCTGTGATTGAGAAAGGCACAATGGAAAGAACCTTTGAGCATGAGAAAGATAATCTTATCCAGATTGTGAAAGGAAAAGACAGGAGAATAGATGAACTCATGCAGCAGGTGACTTCACTGGAGCAACAGTTCACTAACTCATTGACCACCTTTTCTTCACAGCTTGCTGAGAAACAGGCTGAAATTAACCTCATCCAGGAAGCTTGTTACAAGATCACAACATCTCAGATTCTAGCTGCACTTGAAATTGAAGAGAAGAAGTTGATGGTAGTGGAACTTGAGGATGATATTCATGCTATACAGCAGAAACTGAAATTGCAGGAGGAAAAGTGGAGCCCATCAGAGCAACTTGCATTGGATACTGAAGTAGAATTGGGTGCAAAACAGTTAAAGGCAATGGAGTTGAATGATCAAATGGAGTCTAAGCTAAGAAAATCAGATGCTTTGCTTCATAAACTCAAGATGGAGAATAGAAATTTACTTGAAAGTGCCACGAGACTGTCATCGGAAAGGGAAAGCTTGTTGGCAAATGTTCAGGGATTCAGTGATAAAATCTGCGAGTTCTCTACTGCAGACACTATACTAATGGACAAGTTGAGAAGCATGGTGCAGTCTTTTGAGAATGGTTGTCCCGTAATGAAGTTGAAAAAGGATGATGGTTTCCTTGTAAAAGAGAATAATATGTTGATTCAGTCTCCCACGAGGATAAAGAAACTTGAAGCCAATTCTGATACTAGATCACCATTCAAGGAGCTAAATTTGCTAGAAGAATAG
- the LOC114397123 gene encoding protein MAIN-LIKE 2-like, producing the protein MDYVHHVAIPERPELKLSSHGRKVEKFGRPAPEIEGIMAATGLSPLIACSLDTGDRRLISAFAERWHKETSSFHLSITITLDDVTLLLHLLVIGTFHSFEALHVDQVVDLLVDLLEVNSQEAREETFQCHETYVRLSWLRYIYHSKCDVGQWTVAARAYLLHLVGCTLFANKSVTHMHVVFLDAFRDLSQTGSYAWGVVALCWIYEYFPTITSSIVAEDYHERKPRACRWKSGKALPVSTYRKRLDRLTSDVVCWIPYGDHHEFREFELISLFSRHIRWGPSIVIHRESCAPCALDYMNWFYFISHPFMSPTQLEDPPRHPPMVHDDTFIEPDPPQYPVSTVAMPEPPAAAPADVDMPRHAHEVCQAIIERLKLLINLRVVTEGTYAYTVTEECPRITRSVTMQGNVYVRSRRKWCMPDA; encoded by the exons ATGGACTATGTTCATCATGTGGCAATCCCA gaaCGTCCTGAGTTGAAATTGtcctcccatggaaggaagGTAGAGAAATTTGGAAGGCCTGCTCCAGAGATTGAAGGCATAAtggctgccacaggattaagtccccTGATTGCATGTTCCTTGGACACTGGTGACAGGAGACTTATATCTGCTTTTGCGGAGAGGTGGCATAAGGAAACTAGTAGTTTTCATCTTTCGATCACTATCACCCTCGATGATGTGACATTGTTGCTTCATCTGCTCGTTATAGGCACCTTTCATAGCTTTGAGGCTCTTCATGTAGACCAAGTTGTGGACTTGTTAGTTGACTTGCTTGAAGTCAATTCACAAGAAGCAAGAGAAGAGACATTTCAATGTCATGAGACATATGTTCGACTATCCTGGCTACGATACATTTATCATAGCAAATGTGATGTAGGACAATGGACTGTAGCAGCTCGAGCATATCTTTTGCATCTAGTAGGTTGCACactctttgctaacaagagtgtcaCACACATGCATGTGGTATTCTTGGATGCATTTCGTGACCTCAGCCAAACTGGAAGCTACGCATGGGGAGTTGTTGCACTT TGTTGGATCTATGAATATTTTCCTACTATTACTTCTTCTATTGTTGCTGAAGATTATCATGAGAGGAAACCACGTGCTTGCCGTTGGAAGTCTGGGAAGGCATTACCAGTGTCGACATATCGGAAGCGGTTGGATAGATTGACGTCTGATGTTGTGTGCTGGATTCCTTATGGTGATCACCATGAATTCAGAGAGTTTGAGTTGATCTCATTATTTTCCAGACATATCAGATGGGGTCCATCTATTGTCATACACAGAGAGAGTTGTGCACCA TGTGCATTGGACTACATGAACTGGTTCTACTTCATATCTCACCCCTTCATGAGTCCGACACAGCTTGAGGATCCTCCTAGACATCCACCCATGGTGCATGATGATACATTTATTGAACCAGATCCTCCTCAGTATCCGGTCTCCACAGTGGCTATGCCAGAACCACCTGCAGCTGCACCTGCTGATGTAGACATGCCTCGACATGCacat GAGGTTTGCCAAGCAATAATAGAAAGGTTGAAACTCTTGATTAACCTGAGGGTAGTCACTGAAGGAACATACGCATACACTGTGACCGAGGAGTGCCCAAGGATCACTAGGAGTGTGACTATGCAAGGGAATGTATATGTTCGATCGAGACGAAAATGGTGTATGCCGGATGCATGA
- the LOC114394875 gene encoding very-long-chain (3R)-3-hydroxyacyl-CoA dehydratase PASTICCINO 2A-like, with amino-acid sequence MAGFFSLLRRLYLSLYNWTVLFGWCQVLYFVLKTLNESGHQHVYSAAEKPLHYAQSAAVLEILHGLVGLVRSPVTATLPQISSRLFLVWGILWSFPETRSHVLVTSLLISWSITEIIRYSFFGFKETFGFTPSWLLWLRYSSFLVLYPTGISSEVGLIYIALPFIKASGKYCIRMPNKWNSSFDYFYAAIVAMGIYVPGSPHLYTYMLAQRKKALSKSKRE; translated from the exons ATGGCTggtttcttctctcttctaaGGCGCCTCTATCTCTCCCTTTACAATTGGACCGTTTTGTTTGGATG GTGTCAAGTTCTGTATTTTGTTCTCAAGACATTGAACGAATCGGGTCATCAACATGTTTACAGTGCAGCAGAAAAACCTTTGCATTATGCTCAAAGCGCTGCTGTGTTAGAG ATTCTTCATGGTTTGGTAG GGCTGGTGAGGTCTCCAGTAACAGCAACATTGCCACAGATAAGTTCAAGGCTGTTTCTGGTTTGGGGCATCTTATGGAGTTTTCCTGAG ACTCGGTCCCATGTGCTTGTTACCTCCCTACTAATCAGCTGGTCCATCACAGAG ATCATTCGCTATTCTTTCTTTGGCTTTAAAGAGACTTTTGGATTTACTCCATCATGGCTTTTGTGGCTTAG ATATAGCAGCTTCTTAGTTTTGTATCCAACAGGCATAAGCAGTGAAGTTGGTTTAATATACATTGCCTTACCATTCATTAAG GCGTCTGGGAAGTATTGCATAAGGATGCCAAACAAATGGAACTCATCATTTGATTACTTCTATGCTGCGATTGTTGCAATGGGAATCTACGTTCCAG GTAGCCCTCACTTGTACACATACATGCTTGCTCAGAGGAAGAAAGCTCTCTCCAAATCGAAGAGAGAGTAA